A genomic segment from Flavobacterium sp. 9R encodes:
- a CDS encoding universal stress protein produces the protein MKRILVPTDFSIYAENALKAAAQLAKKHNAEILLLHMLELPNQMSDAISTGKSIPEVMFFIQKAKDTFAEIFDRPYLDGIEVTEFIQFEKAFDGVLKFTQKNNVDLIVMGSHGASGVEEIFIGSNTEKVVRLSEIPVLVIKKDEGEFDPKEIVFASDFSKESKKSFEKMKDFASKLNAKINLVTICTPNSFKTTLESTAIMDAYAKEFQLNNFSINIHNDTNVEKGVLNFANSQGADLIGFSTHGRTGLSHFFNGSITEDLVNHSEKPVITFKL, from the coding sequence ATGAAACGGATTTTAGTCCCAACCGATTTTTCAATTTATGCCGAAAACGCATTAAAAGCCGCCGCTCAATTAGCTAAAAAACACAATGCAGAAATTTTATTACTTCACATGTTAGAACTTCCTAACCAAATGAGCGATGCTATTTCTACCGGAAAAAGTATTCCAGAAGTGATGTTTTTTATTCAAAAAGCAAAAGATACTTTTGCCGAAATTTTTGACCGCCCTTATCTTGATGGAATTGAGGTTACTGAGTTTATTCAATTTGAAAAAGCATTTGATGGCGTACTTAAATTTACTCAAAAAAACAATGTCGATCTTATTGTAATGGGTTCACACGGAGCTTCAGGCGTGGAAGAAATTTTTATTGGCTCCAATACCGAAAAAGTAGTTCGCTTATCTGAAATTCCTGTTTTAGTGATAAAAAAAGACGAGGGCGAATTCGATCCAAAAGAAATAGTTTTCGCTTCTGATTTCTCCAAAGAAAGCAAAAAATCATTTGAAAAAATGAAGGATTTCGCAAGTAAATTGAATGCAAAAATTAATCTTGTTACCATTTGCACTCCAAACAGTTTCAAGACTACACTTGAATCAACAGCAATTATGGACGCCTATGCAAAAGAATTTCAGTTAAACAACTTTTCTATCAACATACACAATGATACTAATGTAGAAAAAGGAGTTTTAAATTTCGCAAACTCACAAGGAGCGGATTTAATTGGATTCAGCACTCATGGCCGTACTGGCTTATCCCATTTTTTTAATGGAAGCATTACAGAAGACCTTGTTAATCATTCTGAAAAACCCGTCATTACTTTTAAACTTTAA